One window of the Eucalyptus grandis isolate ANBG69807.140 chromosome 8, ASM1654582v1, whole genome shotgun sequence genome contains the following:
- the LOC104416763 gene encoding uncharacterized protein LOC104416763, whose amino-acid sequence MVSSEHRWQPPAEGYIKCNIDGAFRQETEKGSIACVFRDSRGILTDMLTQSVPAQSTFQAEIYALIFAIQRLLRKNLHPQHVVIESDCSKLVEIIRLNQSPPWMERPLFTTLSDLLQRCPNLSLQHVRRQANGAADRAAKAHKDQGPPTKRLLFPPSNFLNIISSDASALLCNVT is encoded by the coding sequence ATGGTCAGTTCTGAACATAGATGGCAACCACCAGCGGAGGGGTATATTAAGtgtaatattgatggggcttttcggCAAGAAACGGAGAAAGGATCAATCGCTTGTGTTTTTAGAGATAGTAGAGGCATCCTAACAGATATGCTTACCCAATCTGTGCCTGCCCAATCGACGTTCCAAGCTGAGATTTACGCCCTCATATTTGCTATTCAACGGCTGCTCCGCAAGAATCTCCATCCTCAGCATGTTGTGATCGAATCTGACTGCTCAAAACTGGTGGAGATCATTCGGCTGAACCAGTCGCCGCCATGGATGGAACGCCCTCTATTTACGACCCTCAGCGATCTTCTTCAGCGATGCCCTAACCTATCGCTTCAACACGTTCGTCGACAGGCAAATGGTGCAGCGGATCGGGCCGCTAAGGCCCACAAGGATCAAGGCCCTCCAACAAAGCGGCTTCTTTTCCCGCCTTCTAATTTCCTCAATATTATCTCTTCGGATGCTTCGGCTCTTCTTTGTAATGTTACCTAA